The genomic interval TAATGGACGTAGCTTTCCAGACTGATCCGGTACGCCTCAATACTGCGCGGCGCCATTTCCCTGACGTTGGGCAAGAAGTCGTGCAGGTAGTTCCGGGCGTAACCCCAGAAGTCGGGGGTCGGTTCGTGCGTTCTGCGTTTCATTCGAATCCCACCTCGGGAAACACACCTTGGCCGTCGTGGGTGAGCGTCGCGTAGCCTTCCATGAAGTCCGGCGATGTGTGGATGTAGTAGAAGGTGCTGTCCAGCGACGCATGCCCCATATATCGGGCGAGGTAGGGCATCATCGCATTGACGTCGGTGCCTTCGGCCATCCATCGTTCGATGTTGGCGTAGGCGAAATGGTGGCGGAAGGAGTAGGGATGAGGCTGTCTGCCACCAACTGCCCTTGGCAACCCGGCTTGATCCCAGATCCGGTTAAACGTCACCCCTATCGAAGCCGGCGAGACCGGGGCTGGGGTCGAGGAGACGAAGAACCCGGGACGCTGTTGCCCGAACTTTCTGCGGGATATCCGGTCGCAGTCGGCGAGGACGTCGATGACCTGGCCGGTGATTGGCAGGCGCCGGCCCCTGTTGCCCTTGGACCACAGCACATCGATTTCCCCTTTATCGAGGTCAACATCCCGGGGTTGTAACCTGCGGGTTTCGCAGGTCCGAAGCCCGCACGAATGCATCAGCGCAAAAAACGCGACGGACTGCCATTTCCACGGCGAACTGGTCTCCAGCTCAGTAGCGGATTGGAAGAACAACGAGATTTCTTCGCGGCTCAACAAATAGGGCTGGGAGTGGGAGAACCCGCTCTTCCAGGACTCGGCAAGCACATACGCTTCGGGGTCCCCGTGGGTCCGCATCCAACGGCCAAAATCCCTGATGTATGACATCCAGGACGGGCTGGACCCCGGCTGGGATGACTTCTTGAACATGACCCAGCCCTCGATGGCCTGCTGGTCAAAAGACGCCACTTCGTGTTCCGTGCAGTAGGTGTCGAAGCTGCGCAGATACCAGATGCGCGAATCGCCGTAGCAGCCCATACTTTGCTTGAAGGCAAGATACCGCGTCAGTTCCCCGGCAAAAACACTGGTGAATCCGTACGTGCTCATCGCAATGCCCCTTCCGGCAGCGGAAGGACACACGAGCGCAATCGTTCGATATCCGCACTCAGATACACATTGGTCGAGTCACTGTGGGCATGGCCGAGGATCGCCGAGATCGTCGGCAACGCGGTGCCCGCCCGCAACAGCCTGGACGCCGCGTTGTAGCGAAGGACCCGCGTTCCAACCTTCCCATCCTCCACCCCGGACGCACGAAAGACCTTGTTGACGATCACGTAAATCGCAGCATGGTCAGCCAAGGCAACATGCGGGGCCTTCAGCCGCAAGAACACCTCTTCCTCATCGGAGACCGGCCGCTCGTCAAGCACGTAGTGCGCAAGCTTGGCCAGGACCAGTGGCGGTAACGGCAGAGTCAACGGGTTGCCGGTCTTTTGCTGCACGAGCCCTATCGTGCCGCCCCGCCAATCAATGTCCACCAGCCGCAGGCCGCGGATATCGCACGCACGCAACCCGGTGGACAACGAGAGCAAGGCAATCGCCGCATCCCGTGACGACACCAAACCTTGCCGGCAGCCGTCAACAACTTTCCGTTCAACTCCGGCATCAAGCAAGGGAACAATCTCGTGGTGACGCTTGGCCCGGGCCAAGGCCAGCGCATCAAGCAGATCCGTGCGGGACGTGAATTTCAGGAACGGGCGGAAGCTGGCCACCGCCGACCACATGCTCGAATCAGCCCACCGGCTTCGAAGGGACTCGAGAAATCCCAGGACGCTGGACCCGTCGGCGGCAGCCCACGAGGAAATCCCGGCCGCCTCCAAGAAGATCAGATACTCGCAGGCCAACGAACCGAAACAATCTTGTGTGGAACGCGCGAGGCCACGCTGCCCCATCTCCTGGGACCATGCAGCCAGTAGCTTGGAGAATTCCAGGCTGCTGGGCTTTTCCTTCTGCCTCCCCCGGGGTCTCATGGAAAGATCCACGGCGCCGGTAAGCAGGTACGAGTCAAATAACCACACCAACCGGCCGTAATCGGTACGGCGCTGGGCACTGTACCGCCCGGTCCGCGGGCTCGTCGTCATCGAGGCGAATTCCGCACCCAACTCGCTTGTGTAGACGAAATCCTGTTTCTTGGCCAGAAACCCCAGCCACTTGATGGACTTGCGTAACTGGCCGATCGTGGACTGCATATAGCCAGCGTCTTCCAACGCGGCCACAACGACATCTCCGATAGCCGTGACTGTCGTATCCATTGCCTTGTCCTTCCGCTGGGAGCATGGATACAACGCAGGTTAGGCGGAAACATTAAGCCGAGGAACAGGCACGCGACCCCCGAACCACAAGGGCAAACTCCCCAACCTCGGCTTAACGCTTTTCTCGGCATAATCGCTGTTAAGCCGAATTCGGCTTAACAGCGATGCGGGAAGCCAGTACAACCTCCATCCGTTACACCGACACCCTGGCCCTGGAGGGCCTGCAGCCGTCCATTGGCAGCGCCGGTGATGCGTATGACAATGCAGCCGCCGAGACGGTGATGGGGCTGTTCAAGAACGAGGCAGTCGCGAAGGATTCACCGTTCCGCGCCGGGGCGTTGAAGACCGAAACCGACGTGATCGAGATCGTCTTCGAGTGGGTCCACTGGTACAACAACGAACGACTGCATTCCGCCCTGGATCACCAGACGCCAAAGGAATACGAGCAGACATATTATGATCTATAAACCGGCTCGTTACCCGACGCCGCCGCCAACAAACAGGCGGCATGATTCCCGGGACGGTTCACGGTTAGGGTGATTCCACTAGAGGACAGTTGGGATCGAACAGAACGTCCCGTTAGCGTTCGGCTTTTGGAACATTAAAGCGGCGCGTTGTCTGGGGCTGTCTTCTCCGCTGTGTGTGCGTCAGGAACCGGCCCGCCCGCCGGAAGTCACGGACGAGGAGCCCAATCGCGATCACTATCGCTCCCACGCCAAGTGCCATCAGCCATGTGGAAAGTGTGTCACCGAGCAGGGCAAAGTTGACTGCTTGAGGAATGAAGATGAGCGGATAGAACGGTGCAAGGACCAGTTGGGTGGCGAGCCCTTTTCGCAGTTGCACCGCCGCAGCCCGGGTAACCGAAAGATGCTCCGAATCTATGGGTGCCTTCCCTGCAATCTGACGCCGGACCTGCTTTTGTTCCTCGCTTTCCAGGGAAAGCAGCACGTTGACCTTCCCCGATTTGGCCGCGGGTACCACTCTTTTCGCTTTATAGACCAGCCCACCAACCACGGCACCCAGCACCGCAAGCAGGGACCCGATCGCCAGAATGTCGGACAGTCCGACAGCGTGCCACGGAGACCTAAGACTCCGGCCGCGGTCCCGACCGCCACCAGGAACAGTCCCGCCGGGAAGTAGCGCGTGAAATAGGTCTTCACAGCCTCCCCCAGGCCGTAGTCTTCAATGCCCTAGGCTCTTCTTATGGCATGTGCCCAGCGGTCGTTCGACTCAGCCATGAGATCGTCAATCCCGCTCATCGTCTTCTACTTCCCCGAAGCACAAAACGCCGACAGGACGCCTATGAAAACCTGCTGATGCGCCCTGTCCAGATTCTCAAATCCTGAACTATACGCGCCAATAAGCCAATGGTCCGCGCCCGCTGTTCCTGGTCAACGAGTCCGCTCAGGCGACAGCTTTGGCGAGGATTCGGCAGTCTCCTCAGTCAGGGCAACGATGACAGGCCGGCGGAACTGCCCCGTAGAGGATTCCCCAGAGGGGATTCACTAGGACCAGGCGTGAGTTGGTGCAGACGACTTTGGACATTCCGTGAAGCCGACTTCGGAAAATCACAGCTGAGGCAGCGTGCTGAGGCAAATCGTCAGGACCCAGGCAGGACGTCCGTAATCCGCCACCGGCCGTCAACGGAGACCAGCACCAGTCTGAGGTTCTGGGCGGCTGCAGGGGCGCCGGCCGCCACGATCGCTCCGGAAGCGTCCCTTTCCTCATAGGGCGACGTGGCTGACGTGACACTGACAACAACCTGGCCGGAGGGACTGCCGGGCTGGACCTGCAGATCCGCTACGGAACTCGTGAATCCGGCCAGGACGTGGCCTGACTCCTGGAGCTCGGCCTTAAGGCCTGCATCCGCGGCAGAGGCCGCCGATCCCGGGGCATTAACCAGATCCAGCAGCTCCAGCCGGCCGGAGCTGAAGGCCAGGGACCTCACGGCGGCCAATCCCCGGACTGCTTCGAGCGGGTCCGCCGAGTCCAGCTGGGCCGCGGCGTCGGCCGGGACTCCTGCGGCGGCGAGCATGGTGTCCAGCTCGCCGGTGACTACCTCGCCGGTCTCCGCACTCTCCGCTTCTGCCCGTGCGCCGGTCCTGTCGCCGGCACTGGCAGCGACCGCCCCTGGTCCGCCGGGCACCGCCCACGGCCCGTCCGGCCCAAAGGCGCCAGCGGCCCAGATGGCTCCCGCCACGATGGCCCCGGTTCCCACCGCCAGCAGCACCGTGCCCCGATTGCGTCCGGCAATCGCCACACGCCCGCCGCGCCGGTTTGGTCCGGGGCCCACCACCTTCTGCCACGCCACCGTCCGACGCTTCGCCCCGGGGATTTGTTCGTGATCCTTCGGGCCAGGTTCCACGGCATGCCTGCCGCGCTGCGCCGACCTTTCCCCGTCGACAGCCTGGACCATTGCGCTGACGCGGCTTGCCGCTGGTGCGCTGGCCTCTGTTGCCCGGGGCTCCAGTGCGCCCACCACGGGCATCTCCGCGTTCTCCCCAGCCGGGAACGGAAGGACCTGCCGCACCCCCACCACCCCGGACCAACGCGACGTCGAGATCCGGCGCCGCCAGGCCCGGAGACCATTCCGCAGCGCGCCGCCGGGATGTTCCGGGACGGGGCGCCGCGTCAGTAGCTGCGGGATAACCGTGGCGTGGACGGAGGACGCGAGGTCCACCGGCAGCGGCGGGGCACTGCGGTAGACCGCCGTCGCCAGCTCAACAGCCGTGGGCCGGAGCCGCCGGTCCTCATTAAGGCCAGCCTCCAAGGCCGCGGCCAGCTCGACTGGAACGTCAGGGAGCAGGAGGGAAAGAGGCGGACGGTCGGCGGTACGGCGTGGCGGCTGGCCCGTAAGGCAGTACCACCCCAGCGCCGCCACCGAGTAAACGTCGCGTTCCGGCTGCAGCCCCGCCCTCACGGCGTCCACCGGCGCCGGATCCATGAACCCCGGGGTGCCATGGTCCGGCACTGCCGAAACATCACCCACCATCCTGGCGATGCCGACGTCGGACAGCATTGGCTTGCCATGGCCTGTAAAGAGGACGTTCCCGGGCGATACGTCACCGTGGGTGAACCCCTGGCCGTGCAGGTAGCCAAGTACCTGAGCAATAGGGGTGAGCACGGTGACCGTCTCCCCGATGGTGAGCTTGGCCCTGCTGCCAACCAACTCTCCGAGGGAACCACCGGGCGCGTAATCCAGCAGCAGCCCTACTGTCCCTCCAGCCGTCACTGCTGATCCGGCAGGCTCGCGAAGACGGAGGGCGTCGTGGGCTTTGATGAGGTGCTGGTGGTCAAGGACAGAAAGAATGCGGATTTCACGGCGGATGGCCTCCTCGGCGTCGGCCCCGGTGTCCCTGCCTTCGCCGGGACCGGTCGCGCTGCTGTGCCCTGCACCGAGGCATTTCAGCGCAAACTCGCGGCCGGACCTTTCGTCCGTAACCAGCCACACGGTTGAACTTCCGCCGCGGCCCAGCACGCGGCCCACCAGGAACCCGGGAACCACGGGGGCAGTGAAATCATCCATGACTCATGTCTAGCGGAATCCCGGAATGCCTGCAGAAGTTATCCACAGGCCCACTGGATCCGACAACGCACGAGTCAGTGCATGAGAGGTCCGACACTATAACCGGACCCCTCGCGGATCGGGGTCTAAGCTTGACGGCATGACTCTTGAGTTTTCACAGGTGGGTCTCGCCCCGGACTTCGTTGACTACACGCGCGGCTGGGATCTGCAGCGCGGGATCCACAGCAAGGTCGTCGCAGCCGAAGCGCCCAGCACCGTCCTCATCCTTGAACATGCCGCCGTCTATACAGCGGGCAAGCTCACCGACGAGCACGAGCGCCCGTTGGACGGCACGCCCGTAGTGGCGGTGGACCGCGGCGGAAAGCTGACCTGGCATGGCCCCGGCCAGCTGATCGCGTATCCGATCCTCAAGCTGAAGAACCGGTCAGGCATCCGAGACTACGTTGAGCGGCTCGAAGAGGTCATGATCGCCGTTATGGCTGACTATGGCATCACCGCTGAGCGCATCAAGGGACGCGCCGGCGTGTGGATCACGGCTGACAGCAAGGGCCCGGACCGGAAGATTGCAGCAATCGGCATCCGCGTCCTGGACGGGGTCACAATGCACGGCGTCGCCATTAACTGCAACAATGATCTGGCGCCCTATGCCCAGATCATCGCCTGTGGCATCAC from Pseudarthrobacter sp. SSS035 carries:
- a CDS encoding tyrosine-type recombinase/integrase, with the protein product MSTYGFTSVFAGELTRYLAFKQSMGCYGDSRIWYLRSFDTYCTEHEVASFDQQAIEGWVMFKKSSQPGSSPSWMSYIRDFGRWMRTHGDPEAYVLAESWKSGFSHSQPYLLSREEISLFFQSATELETSSPWKWQSVAFFALMHSCGLRTCETRRLQPRDVDLDKGEIDVLWSKGNRGRRLPITGQVIDVLADCDRISRRKFGQQRPGFFVSSTPAPVSPASIGVTFNRIWDQAGLPRAVGGRQPHPYSFRHHFAYANIERWMAEGTDVNAMMPYLARYMGHASLDSTFYYIHTSPDFMEGYATLTHDGQGVFPEVGFE
- a CDS encoding tyrosine-type recombinase/integrase, which gives rise to MDTTVTAIGDVVVAALEDAGYMQSTIGQLRKSIKWLGFLAKKQDFVYTSELGAEFASMTTSPRTGRYSAQRRTDYGRLVWLFDSYLLTGAVDLSMRPRGRQKEKPSSLEFSKLLAAWSQEMGQRGLARSTQDCFGSLACEYLIFLEAAGISSWAAADGSSVLGFLESLRSRWADSSMWSAVASFRPFLKFTSRTDLLDALALARAKRHHEIVPLLDAGVERKVVDGCRQGLVSSRDAAIALLSLSTGLRACDIRGLRLVDIDWRGGTIGLVQQKTGNPLTLPLPPLVLAKLAHYVLDERPVSDEEEVFLRLKAPHVALADHAAIYVIVNKVFRASGVEDGKVGTRVLRYNAASRLLRAGTALPTISAILGHAHSDSTNVYLSADIERLRSCVLPLPEGALR
- a CDS encoding integrase core domain-containing protein, with product MREASTTSIRYTDTLALEGLQPSIGSAGDAYDNAAAETVMGLFKNEAVAKDSPFRAGALKTETDVIEIVFEWVHWYNNERLHSALDHQTPKEYEQTYYDL
- a CDS encoding serine/threonine-protein kinase, whose translation is MDDFTAPVVPGFLVGRVLGRGGSSTVWLVTDERSGREFALKCLGAGHSSATGPGEGRDTGADAEEAIRREIRILSVLDHQHLIKAHDALRLREPAGSAVTAGGTVGLLLDYAPGGSLGELVGSRAKLTIGETVTVLTPIAQVLGYLHGQGFTHGDVSPGNVLFTGHGKPMLSDVGIARMVGDVSAVPDHGTPGFMDPAPVDAVRAGLQPERDVYSVAALGWYCLTGQPPRRTADRPPLSLLLPDVPVELAAALEAGLNEDRRLRPTAVELATAVYRSAPPLPVDLASSVHATVIPQLLTRRPVPEHPGGALRNGLRAWRRRISTSRWSGVVGVRQVLPFPAGENAEMPVVGALEPRATEASAPAASRVSAMVQAVDGERSAQRGRHAVEPGPKDHEQIPGAKRRTVAWQKVVGPGPNRRGGRVAIAGRNRGTVLLAVGTGAIVAGAIWAAGAFGPDGPWAVPGGPGAVAASAGDRTGARAEAESAETGEVVTGELDTMLAAAGVPADAAAQLDSADPLEAVRGLAAVRSLAFSSGRLELLDLVNAPGSAASAADAGLKAELQESGHVLAGFTSSVADLQVQPGSPSGQVVVSVTSATSPYEERDASGAIVAAGAPAAAQNLRLVLVSVDGRWRITDVLPGS
- the lipB gene encoding lipoyl(octanoyl) transferase LipB; amino-acid sequence: MTLEFSQVGLAPDFVDYTRGWDLQRGIHSKVVAAEAPSTVLILEHAAVYTAGKLTDEHERPLDGTPVVAVDRGGKLTWHGPGQLIAYPILKLKNRSGIRDYVERLEEVMIAVMADYGITAERIKGRAGVWITADSKGPDRKIAAIGIRVLDGVTMHGVAINCNNDLAPYAQIIACGITDASVTTMSIETGRNIAPSDIADRFVEEFRKHEEALVSIPEGALL